The following nucleotide sequence is from Nothobranchius furzeri strain GRZ-AD chromosome 11, NfurGRZ-RIMD1, whole genome shotgun sequence.
tcacaggattataatatcaagtaataacattgtcatttcacagactgattgaacattgggctcacattattattggtaataacagagttgttgattatgtgtttatcaaaagagttctttgtctttgtcttgagctgtacagaggtgaagcagttcagatgagcagagtgcatgaaagaccttggccactatctcatgtagattaggcctgtaTCAGAGAATTTATGTCTCTGCTCAAGCAgaggcagcagatcatgacctttaggtcaacaacaggacattcatgatgctacatggCCCACCCCTTTGTAGCCGGACTTCGTTGCTGCGCTAAAGTGGTTAGTTGataagcttgcagtgggatagatgaatccaggatggcctctcagcaatcttcacagcagtgggagtgaCGAGGAGTACCTCgaatggacctctggctgccccatgtgtctcgcttcagcaccttcatcagaacccaatttcctggtttcacaACCTGTggcaaaaaacacaagaaaattcTGTGAGgtcactgttgattttgaattattttcagcaaaaattcTTATCATCCAATCTGCCAAAGTATTCTCTCTGTCACTCTGGACTATAGGATTCGTGATCCTTATCATCCAATATGAAGTCCAGGaagagggagcacatcactccggttttaaaatcactgtaCTGGCTCccggtatgtttcaggatcgatttgaaggttcttttaatgatttttaagtgtcttaatggtctcgggccttcttatctttcagaactacttttactatataaaccctcgcggtctctgcgctcctctggcagccgtctcctaatTATTCCAAAAGTTAAGACACACACCCACGGCGAGGTGTCCTTCAAgtactacggccctcgcctttggaacgggctgccggaggacctcagggccgaagggaacgtccaggcttttaagaataggctcaagacccacctttttagcttagcttttaactgatcactatttatctagtctgtttaactgtatcgcctgtcatatttgtttatatatatatatatatatatatatatatatatatacctatttatctcttttaattaatttaattattttatttacatcttagtgtttttacatgattatgttttcttttactatctttataatcactttatatcagttactttctatccatattagcttttgttattttacagttatatatttgaatcctccagtgtttcttttgcggagccctctgccttggggtcgGTGGTCGGCGgtggcggccggggcgctccttgGGTAGTGCCCAGGCAGTGGTGGGGCTttccgccctccctccctgggcgtcatgggccagtgtcttggctgctgccgtggatctgttgctgtcaaggCAGGTGGctctgctgatgatgtgtcgtccattatctaacccatctgaactcagcctattgtttactctgttgttcacgtatgtgtgcgtgtgtgtgcatgtgcgtgtgtgtgtgtgtgtgtgcgtgtgtgtgtgtgtgtgtgtacgtgtgtgtgtgcatgtgcgtgtgtgtgtgtgcgtgtgtgtgtgtgtgtgtgtgcgtgtgtgtgtgtgtgtgtgtgtgtgtgtgtgtgcgttcacaCACGTTTTTGTTCAGCCTGCAGGGATCGTCTCTCTGTGGAGACCAGATTTCTGACAGCTGCAGTAGTAGGAGGCTGCATGAGAGGATGTAATGCCGCTGATCACCAGCTCTATTCCATCTTTTCTCACTGCTGTAAAACTTGTTTTGAGAGGGTGATTAAAGAGCGACGTCTGCTTTTCACCAGTGTGGTCCACACGGAGAATCGCTGCTAAAGGTTCTGTGTCTGCTTGTAGGTACCAGTACATAAATTGTGTGTCACATACATCAAAACCAGAATGGCTGATAGTGACACTCTCACCAGCTCACCTGGTCAGTGTCAGGTCTTTCTGAGTCAGCTGTGCTGCCATGGTAACCAGTGCTGTAGggacacagacagacaggtgaAGGTTTGTTCCAGGTGGAGTGTGCTGGCTCCTGATTGGCTGGAAACACTCACCTGAACACAGACCGCACAGAGCAGCAGCTGGGAGGAAACGCATTGTGTTCGGTGGTGTTTCCTCTGGTGAACCTGGGGAGAAGTGGTGTTCTGATGCAACTGAGGCCAAACAAGATCAGACCAGGGCCACGTGGTTTTACCAGCTCCTCAGCTCCCATCagcccctgctgctgctgctgatgattgaCAGCTCAGCTGAAGCTACTGTTGCTCATAACTCTGGTAACGCTGAAATGAGTCAGAGCATTTCAGCAGCTCCTCTGATCATTGGCTTTATGTGATCAAAATGATCACATGAATATGAATCATTTTAACCCTGAATTGGTGTGAATGAGTTATCTAATTGGTTCACATAGGTCACATGGGTCAGAGGCTGTAAATGCTAACACACTGCAACCACCAGACTAATTCTTTGCTACTTTTAGTCACAAAGTTATGATGTTAACGTTTGTTCAGTTTTTCCTGAGTCAGAAGGTGCAAGAACCATGACCAGGAACTGTGGGAGAAGCTGACACCTAAAACTGGAAACctgactagatcaggaagtgatctctgtttttattaactgttgttgacaaatttagacaaatcagaatttgacaagttttaaaGGCGTTACCAGAATACCTCAGAAGATCCCACCTTCCCTCAGATGCTCAGAGAGGTCATTTCTCAGTGTGCAGTGAAAATATTATAACAGTTATGTGGAGCACTGATGTTTTCACCATTAATGATAATATAATGAGGTGTTAATATACGGATAGATTTTATTCTTAAAATCATCAATTACTGATGCTGTCTAATTTgatatctgaaatgaatcattaaaGAAAATGTTCATGCCAACCCATCATTCGTGAATGTaaagtataggacacattattaaaacacttttgatTTAAACAAATGGTTCATTCTACAAAATATGAATACATAAAgttttaaagtcatttatgaGTCAAGGAAGATGAGTGTTGTTGTAAGAGGGTAGATGAGAGGTCCTGCGTCTCTTGCAGCCTTGAGGACTTGTGACGTACGCGGGATAAGTTAAGAATATTGGCTCAAGTTCATTTCTTCATATCGGGGTTGCGGTGTCAGACTGTCCTGTATGAAGGAGTTTGgcctgtaagttaaaagttaacgtctggtcattttgatgaaattgCTACATGTGTGTGATGGAGGTTAAACATGGTCAGCTGCTGAGGTCTGCTGCTCTCTTCCTGTCTGACTTCTGTTCATCTGGAGGTTTTTGTTCAGCCTGCAGAGATCATCTCTCTCTGTGGAGACCAGATTTCTGACAGCTGCAGTAGTAGGAGGCTGCATGTTCCTGTTGGACTTTTATGGTGATCGCATTACAGCCGTAGTCTTCTGTATTTGCCATAAAATGATCCTTCTGGGGATGGTTGTAGCATCTGTTCATGGTTTTGTTAATGAGATCGATGCATAGGATGACCCGAAGAGGATGCTGCTCCGTGTGCTGGTACCAGTGAACTTGCTTGTTGTCACACGCTTCTGTTCCTGAACACTTTAGAGAAACTATATGATCATCTCTGGCAGTATAAGATTACTGGTCCTGAGTTAGCACctctgttgccatggtaaccagcACCGTAGggacacagacagacaggtgaAGGTTTGTTCCAGTTGGGGTGTGCTGGCTCCTGATTGGCTGGAAACACTCACCTGAACATATACAGCACAGAGCAGCAGTTGGGAAGAAAAGCATTGTGTTCAGTGGTGTTTCCTCTGGTGAACCTGGGGAGAAGTGGTGCTCTGATGCAGCTGAGGCCAAACAAGATCAGACCAGGGCCACGTGGTTTTACCAGCTCCTCAGCTCCCATCAGcccctgctgctgctggtgcAAACAGGAGCATCTGTCGACTGATAAGCGAACAGCAGCTATTCCTGATTAGCTTTTGTGTGACGTAGCTCATTcttgttatttcctgttattgTTTTAAATTACTCCAAACTCTAACTCTTCTTTTCCAATGACCCATAAATCATGACTGTGTGGAAAAAacttcaagtaaaaaaaaaaaaaccacaaacctGAAAGTGAGTTTTCTCTTTATATTTTAACTTCTGATATTTCAAAAGGTTCCCGCAATAAAAGCTCTGGTCAACAACGATTCTGCATATTTCTGACAGGgttagataaaaaaataaaaatataacacgaaaaataattttagaaaataagaaaagaatgaaaaaaaaaatgctcgCAAAGTTCTGCAACAGTTATACATGTTTTAATTtagcatttgttttgttttaattttaaactgaatatttggagtttcttttcgtCTTTTTCTGAATGAATATCACAACTTTTAATAATTAGCCTACCTCAATTTATTTATATAAAACACACACGCAATCTCTCATGATGCTTTTCTATTATAAATGTTTCCTGTAACAGGGTTAAAGAATTTCTTTTCTGAAACAAGGTTTTAGTCTGCCACCTGGTGGTCAGTTTTGTGTAATACAAGATCCTTTTGAACAGAGATAATTAATCTTCAAACCCTGGaaacttcattcattcattcgctcTAATAAACTGGATTTCATCATTAGTCAAATACAATACGAATAATACATTTTTATCTTAAAGGTCAATGAAAGGTCTATTCTACTATGTTGTGATACTTAACTTAAATTAAAAAGGTTTAATTACAGAATTCCCGTAATTCTGAATGGAGTTCAGCGAGAGCTACATACAAGAAGCTAACAGCTAAGCTAATTGGGAAACTTGTGATGTAAGTTAGAAACCAAAAGCAGACTGGCCCTGCTCCACCTGCCGCCACTCATATCAACTCTGGCTGATGTAAATGTGCTTAAGTTCATTTACGGGattgaaacagaaataaaaatcAAATGTATTCCTTTTATTTAGACTAAACATACAGAGGAGTTCGGAACTGACTTCCTTACACAACAAAACGTTAGTCCAGCGCGGTGCATTCTGGGAAATGTAGATAGCTGATTCACAAATCTACCAAATGAAATAAGACACCAAAAGTAATTGTTTCATGGATAAAAATTACCACGACCAAACTACAAGAgagataataaaaataatagttttcagttattatgtAAGCGGTGGGAAAACTGGGACAATTACATGCAAaaataaactacatttcccatcaTCCAACAGCAAGCGCACGTACGTTGAGCAACAATCAGATGCTAAAGGAAAACGGCCGCTTCCGTGTTGTTCTTGTGTTATTCTGGACGATAATAGCTGAAATCGCTGCCACCCTTCACCCGACAGCGTCCCTGAGGGGTAATTATCATGCTATTGTGAAGCTAAAATACGTTTTCAGCCTCTCTCGCCCGAAATGTCGCTGCTGCAGAGCTCAAAGAAAAAAGACAAGCGTATTTTGTCTGGTACCTGCCCAGACCCGAAATGTCAGGCGAGGCTCTTCTTCCCCGCTTACGGCTCCATTAGCATCGAGTGCACCGAGTGCGGTCAGCGCCACGAGCAGAGGAACCTGCTGAATGTCGAGGAGGTAACGGATCCAGATGTGGTGCTCCACAACCTCCTCAGAAACGCCCTGCTCGGCGTCACCGGAGCCCCGAAGAAAGGGACGGAGCTGGTGAAGGTGATGGGGCTCTCTAACTACCACTGCAAGCTGCTGTCCCCGGTGCTCACCCGTTACGGCATGGACAAACAAACCGGAAAAGCCAAGCTGCTGAGGGACATGAACCAGGGGGACATTTTTGACTGCTCTCTGCTGGGGGACAGAGCCTTCCTGATCGAGCCGGACCATGTTTCCACCATGGGATATGGGCAGGACAGGTCTGGGAGCCTCATCTACCTCCACGACACTCTGGAGGAGATCAAGAAAGCCAACGGAAACAGAGAGTGTCTTATTCCAGTCCATGTGGATGGAGACGGGCACTGCCTGGTCCACGCTGTGTCCAGAGCGCTCGTAGGAAGAGAACTTTTCTGGCACGCCTTGCGAGAGAACCTTAAGCAGAACTTCAAACAGAACCTGGTCCGATACAAAGCCCTGTTTCAGGACTTTATCGATGCTGCAGAGTGGGAGGACATCATCAATGAGTGTGACCCTCTTTTCATCCCGCCTGAGGGCGTGCCTCTTGGACTACGCAACATCCACATTTTTGGTTTAGCTAATGTCCTCCACCGACCCATAATCCTCCTGGACTCCCTGAGCGGAATGAGAAGCTCCGGGGACTATTCTGCCACCTTCCTGCCCGGACTGGTGCCGGAGGAGCAGTGCAAGGGAAAAGACGGGAAGCTCAATAAGCCCATCTGCATCGCCTGGAGCAGCTCAGGCAGGAACCACTACGTCCCTCTGGTGGGAATCAAGAACACGGTGCTGCCCAAGCTGCCAGCCCGCCTGCTGCCGAAGGCCTGGGGTGTTCCCCAGGAGCTCATCAGGAAGTACATCAAATTGGAATCAGACGGCAGCTGTGTGATCGCAGGCGACCGCAGCTTGCAGGATAAATACCTGATGAGGCTAGTGAACGCCATGGAGGAGGTGTTCATGGATAGGCACGGCATCCACCCCTCGCTGGTGGCCGACGTGCACCAGTACGTCTACAGACGGACGGGGGTGATCGGCGTCCAGCCGGAGGAGGTGACCGAAGCAGCCAAGAAGTCCGTGATGGAGAACAGGCTGCACCGCTGCCTGATCTGCGGCGCCCTCTCAGAGCTCCATGTCCCCTCCGAGTGGCTTGTCCCAGGTGGAAAGCTCTACAACTTAGCCAAGTCCACACACGGCCAACTCCGACCAGACAAGAACTACAGCTTCCCCCTAAACAACGTGGTCTGCTCCTATGACACCCAGAGAGACATCCTCGTCCCGGACTACAAACTGAGCGCCCTCAACACTTGCAACTGGTGTCACGGGACATCCGTGCGCCACATCCGTGGGAATGGGTCAGTGGTTTACCTGGATGGGGACAGAACTAACACCCGGTCCCAGGGGGGGAAGTGTGGCTGTGGATTCAAGCACTACTGGGAGGGGAAGGAGTACGACAACCTCCCCGAAGCCTTCCCCATCACACTAGAGTGGGGGGGGCGGGTGGTGCGTGAGACGGTGTACTGGTTCCAGTACGAGACCGACCCGACGCTGAACAGCAACGTGTACGACGTAGCTATGAAGCTGGTCACCAAGCACTTCCCCGGAGAGTTCGGTAGTGAGATCCTGGTTCAGAAAGTGGTCAACACCATCCTGCATCACACCGCCAAGAAGAACCCAGACGAGTACAACCCGGTTTCTATCGACGGGGCTCATGCCCAGCGGCTCAACGACCCGTTGGAGACCCAGCCCACCGCAGACCCGCAGCCCCCCACCAAGATCATCCTGACCGGTCAGAAAGCAAAGACGCTGCACAAGGAGGAGCTGACGATGAGCCGGGCGGAGCGCagcatccagcagagcatcagcgAGCAGGCCCTGGTCTCCCAGAAAAGACGCACAGAGAAACTCAAGCAGGAGCAAAAGGGTCAGATCCGGGACTCTTCCCCTGGGGGGTCTCCAGAAACATCCTCCTTCTCAGCTCCAGCCACCCCTACCAAGTCCTCCTCCCCCTCTTCTAACAAGGAGAAGAAGATCCGTGTGACCACCAGCGATGGCAGGCAGGCCATGCTGACTCTGCCTGCTCACACCACCTTCTCAGACCTGCAGAGCAGCATCTCCAACCAGTTTGGCGTTCTTCCGGCCCAGCAGTGCATTCGTTATGGCTTCCCGCCCAAAGAGCTGGGTCCTCCGAAGGACGGCGAGGAGAACGAGCCGGTTGTGCTGCAGCATGGGGACAGGGTGACAGTGGAGATCCTGAGGGGCTCTGAGGACACGAGCCCCGCGGCCTCCATCACCAGAGCCTCCAGCTCACACTCGTCCCTCCACTCGGCCAAGAGCGACGACGCCATGATGTCCAGCAGGATGAGCAGCCGGGAACTCCAGGAGAGCATAGACCTGGAGATGTCCTCCCTCTGTCTCCTAGCAACCTTGATGGGTAGGTGGCATGTGGTCTGACAGGAACCGAGCGTCTCATCGTTACTGGACCCAGTCTGGGACGGCAGATCTCCGCTGTGGAGTTAAAATGCAGAACTTTGTTTTTGATGCTTTTTCATAAAGTTCTCCCACAAGGGCTGAACTTCTGCGCTTGTTTAACGTTTCCGATTTATGAAACATTTAAATCCTCTTCAGCAAAACTCTGGTTTAGTTTCAGCTCCGTGTTGCTTCTGTGCACACGGTGTCTCCGTGAGACATGAACGTGTAGACGAGGGCCGCACCACATGTCCAGTAAGAACAGGAACTTAGCTCAGCTCCCATAATTCCAGTTCATCTGGGGCCACAAACTAACCCGGCTCTTTAACTCCAGTTCAGATTAAGTTTCGGGATTTGCTGCAGTTTATTTTTATTACAACAAAAAGAACTTCAGGAATTAGTTCAGTTTTTCCCATTTAGGTAGAAAACTGTGGAATCAGACGATAAACCTGTGGAggagttaaatataaataaagttgtttacATCTTTAGTTATTTCCAGACTCACTAAAGCATTTTTGAATGAATTCCAGCTTTTTGTCTCAGATATGCTGAAAATGTTGTTTTCCTAGTTCCGATCTCCGGATTCGAAGTGAAGTCTTCCCGTATGTCGGAACATTTCAGAAACAAACTTCAGGAAAAACAGATTTTAACCACGTTTAAGTGAAACTGGAGCGTTTTATTAACTCTGTGACTGAATGATGAGAAGCTGGTTTTATTAGTCGTTCAGCTCTGGAAGCTTCATGAGCTGCAGGGAAACCGTCTGACACTGTGAGGTGTGTGTTCATATATAAAAGTAACACACGTTACCATTGTAACACACGTGTTCATGCCACTTGGGGCCCCAGACCCCCAGGTTTCAGTGTTACTGATGCACCTCTCCCACCTGCAGCAAATATTCATGCTTctttctgattggctgctgcAGGTGAACAAACCACAGGCGTCCAATCTGCAGCTGTCTGAGATCCCAGGCTCCTGatcagcggtgtgtgtgtgtgtgtgtgtgtgtatgtgtttgtttgtgtggtgGATTAGCTGAGTCAAGTATTTCATCCCCTTCCTATCTCGCATGCTAACAGGGTCAAAGGTCGCTGCAGCGTCCGATAAACAGATCAGCCAGACAGCAGGCAGCATGACAGAACACCTCCATTCATTTTCTGGTTTTATCTGGGTTCTGAATGCTCCGCGGGCCTGATGCTGCACTTCCTGTTGACTGGCTTCAGTCAGAGAACGCCTCCGAAGCCGTCGGTCAGCTGACTTTagtaaacagcagagaagattAACAATAATCTGAGCTGATGTTCCACCAGACTAATCTGATCTAGAATCGGTCTGGATCTGAACATCCTTCATAAAGGCagcgtcgtgtgtgtgtgtgtgtgtgtgtgtgtgtgtgtgtgtgtgtgtgtgtgtgtgtgtgtgtgtgtgtgtgtgtgtgtgtgtacctgatgCTGTTTGATAACCATCTTTTTTTCATCTAAACATTTGAAACTGACCAGTAAACCCAGAGCAGATCTGCCGGTGCTGACTGGTTTCCACTAGACTCAGAACCTCTGGTCCGGATCAGGATTGAGACTTTAACCGGCTGGGTTTGGTTATTCTGAGTTCTAAGCTGGATTATCAGCTGTGATGTTCTGAAGCAAAGATGAACGTGATGGTTTATGGTTACCTGGGTGTGAACTGGGAGGGTTTAACTGGTAAAATGTTTCCTTGTTCCAGGTGAGGATGTGTGGTCGTATGCTAAGAAGCTGCCTCACCTGTTCCAGCAGGGCGGAGTCTTCTACAACATCGTCAAGAAAGAC
It contains:
- the vcpip1 gene encoding deubiquitinating protein VCPIP1 — translated: MSLLQSSKKKDKRILSGTCPDPKCQARLFFPAYGSISIECTECGQRHEQRNLLNVEEVTDPDVVLHNLLRNALLGVTGAPKKGTELVKVMGLSNYHCKLLSPVLTRYGMDKQTGKAKLLRDMNQGDIFDCSLLGDRAFLIEPDHVSTMGYGQDRSGSLIYLHDTLEEIKKANGNRECLIPVHVDGDGHCLVHAVSRALVGRELFWHALRENLKQNFKQNLVRYKALFQDFIDAAEWEDIINECDPLFIPPEGVPLGLRNIHIFGLANVLHRPIILLDSLSGMRSSGDYSATFLPGLVPEEQCKGKDGKLNKPICIAWSSSGRNHYVPLVGIKNTVLPKLPARLLPKAWGVPQELIRKYIKLESDGSCVIAGDRSLQDKYLMRLVNAMEEVFMDRHGIHPSLVADVHQYVYRRTGVIGVQPEEVTEAAKKSVMENRLHRCLICGALSELHVPSEWLVPGGKLYNLAKSTHGQLRPDKNYSFPLNNVVCSYDTQRDILVPDYKLSALNTCNWCHGTSVRHIRGNGSVVYLDGDRTNTRSQGGKCGCGFKHYWEGKEYDNLPEAFPITLEWGGRVVRETVYWFQYETDPTLNSNVYDVAMKLVTKHFPGEFGSEILVQKVVNTILHHTAKKNPDEYNPVSIDGAHAQRLNDPLETQPTADPQPPTKIILTGQKAKTLHKEELTMSRAERSIQQSISEQALVSQKRRTEKLKQEQKGQIRDSSPGGSPETSSFSAPATPTKSSSPSSNKEKKIRVTTSDGRQAMLTLPAHTTFSDLQSSISNQFGVLPAQQCIRYGFPPKELGPPKDGEENEPVVLQHGDRVTVEILRGSEDTSPAASITRASSSHSSLHSAKSDDAMMSSRMSSRELQESIDLEMSSLCLLATLMGEDVWSYAKKLPHLFQQGGVFYNIVKKDMGLIDGKHCTLPHLTGKTFVYNAAEERLELCVDTAGHFPVGPDVEELVKEAMMQLRSEASTRGSREGSPSHGVLRLGSGGVVRKKEQLQNVTAFQGKGHSLGSAGGSSPPEHRPITRQHSSGVDLSASVSRGPPDLSDVPEDATRELVRMAPGFVTMKDGRGLDPGLMEQQRRKLQEMVSSIQASMERHLKEQQNATDVGGGASQNQTAAIKTITGQQGATVDQEPLAAAGPGKPEKGEELEEMESQDAGQSGATEPMDHS